Proteins encoded within one genomic window of Candidatus Thiodiazotropha endoloripes:
- a CDS encoding FAD:protein FMN transferase, translated as MVRIVTGLLLLWWLLPAISQAEWLSEQADIMGTRISIELWHEDPTLGELAIADVLDEFKRLDEKLSPYKSDSELTLVNRMAAESAIDISSELFHLLQESHHYAELTGGAFDITFASIGHQYDYRTGEKPDQQRTRQTLPLVDYRHIELDPKRNTVRFLRKGVKIDLGGIAKGYAVDRGIALLRERAIEHALISAGGDSRLIGDHRGRPWHIGIQAPRKKQAMAAVLPLSNSAVSTSGDYERFFETDGVRYHHILSPKTGHSAKDVQSVTILGANALRTDALSTSIFVLGAEAGMALINRLDDVEAIIIDQHGELLTSSGLDNLD; from the coding sequence ATGGTAAGGATAGTAACGGGTCTGCTTCTGCTGTGGTGGCTGCTACCGGCCATCAGCCAGGCTGAATGGCTCAGTGAGCAGGCCGACATCATGGGCACCCGGATAAGCATCGAATTGTGGCATGAAGATCCGACACTGGGTGAGCTGGCAATTGCAGACGTTCTCGATGAGTTCAAACGACTGGATGAAAAACTGAGTCCCTACAAAAGCGACAGTGAACTCACCCTGGTGAACCGGATGGCGGCAGAGTCAGCCATCGATATTTCAAGTGAGTTGTTTCATCTGCTGCAGGAATCCCACCACTATGCTGAATTGACTGGCGGCGCATTCGATATCACCTTTGCCTCAATCGGTCACCAGTACGACTACCGGACAGGCGAAAAGCCCGACCAACAGCGCACCCGGCAAACCCTGCCGCTCGTCGACTATCGACACATTGAGCTCGATCCCAAGCGCAATACGGTCCGCTTCCTGCGCAAGGGGGTGAAGATCGATCTGGGGGGAATCGCCAAAGGCTATGCAGTTGACCGGGGCATTGCACTGCTACGTGAAAGAGCGATTGAACATGCCCTGATCAGTGCCGGCGGTGACAGTCGGCTGATCGGTGATCACCGCGGCAGGCCCTGGCATATCGGCATCCAGGCGCCAAGAAAAAAGCAAGCCATGGCTGCCGTGCTCCCCCTCTCCAACAGTGCGGTTTCAACCTCCGGTGATTATGAGCGCTTTTTTGAGACCGATGGCGTCCGATATCACCACATCCTCAGTCCGAAAACCGGCCACTCCGCAAAGGACGTTCAGAGCGTCACCATTCTCGGTGCAAATGCCCTGCGTACCGATGCCCTGTCAACCAGTATTTTTGTCCTGGGGGCCGAGGCCGGCATGGCCCTGATCAACCGACTTGATGATGTGGAAGCGATTATCATCGACCAGCATGGAGAGCTGTTAACATCCTCAGGATTGGATAACCTGGATTAG
- a CDS encoding AgmX/PglI C-terminal domain-containing protein: MSVSYRHSSNLPWNNTSADERRFHLIIVSALMIALILGLLVPMIQLPEKERFKKQTLPPRLARLILEQKQAPPPKPKKIVKKELPKPKPKKEKKPEVKKKPEPEKKPVEKIAKKKPSTEEVRKKAASSGLLAFADQLADLREDPVVSSVRGAQKLSKEGRKTYTSQRSIISSGATKGSGGINTAALSRETGGSGLSNRATTQVESKDITQGSEAAAYNRGAKGKDHKGNRTREEIQLVFDQNKGAVYALYNRALRKDPSLRGKVVLELTITPAGKVSKCRIISSELNNPKLERKLVSRIKLFKFASKDVETAVVSYPIDFLPS; the protein is encoded by the coding sequence GTGAGCGTCTCTTACCGTCATTCCTCTAATCTGCCCTGGAACAATACCAGCGCTGATGAGCGCCGCTTTCATCTGATTATCGTATCCGCCCTGATGATTGCGCTGATACTGGGGCTATTGGTTCCTATGATTCAGCTACCGGAAAAGGAGCGCTTCAAGAAACAGACCCTGCCGCCCCGCCTGGCACGATTGATACTGGAACAGAAACAGGCACCACCACCAAAACCGAAAAAAATAGTCAAAAAGGAGCTGCCCAAACCGAAGCCTAAAAAGGAGAAGAAGCCGGAGGTCAAGAAAAAACCTGAACCGGAGAAGAAACCAGTCGAGAAGATCGCGAAGAAAAAGCCCTCGACGGAAGAGGTGCGTAAAAAAGCGGCCAGCTCAGGCTTGCTGGCTTTCGCCGATCAACTGGCCGATCTGCGTGAAGATCCGGTGGTATCGAGTGTCCGTGGTGCTCAGAAACTCTCCAAAGAGGGACGCAAGACCTACACCAGTCAACGCTCGATCATCTCCTCTGGCGCGACCAAAGGCAGTGGCGGTATCAATACGGCAGCGCTCAGTCGTGAGACAGGGGGCAGTGGTCTGAGCAACCGTGCCACCACCCAGGTTGAGAGCAAAGATATCACCCAGGGCAGTGAGGCCGCGGCATACAATCGCGGAGCCAAGGGTAAAGACCACAAGGGCAATCGAACCAGGGAAGAGATTCAACTGGTATTTGACCAGAACAAAGGGGCCGTCTATGCCCTCTACAATCGGGCACTGCGTAAAGACCCCTCATTGCGCGGCAAAGTCGTCCTGGAGTTGACCATCACCCCAGCAGGTAAGGTGAGCAAGTGCCGGATCATCTCTTCGGAACTCAACAATCCGAAACTGGAACGCAAGTTGGTCTCACGCATCAAACTGTTCAAGTTTGCCAGTAAGGATGTGGAGACCGCCGTTGTATCCTATCCGATCGACTTCCTGCCCTCTTGA
- a CDS encoding ExbD/TolR family protein yields MSRRAKRMDRHHRRNKGSAVLNLVSLMDIFTILVFFLLVNSGEVQVLPNAKALSLPESLAEVKPKENLVVMVNQREILVQGHRVIDLSQPLPEGNLLPALQNELQRHAERSKNSSIEPFKGSITIMGDKGIPYTLLKRVMATCAQSEYPRVSLAVLRKAEQKEGGQTL; encoded by the coding sequence ATGTCGCGTCGTGCTAAACGCATGGATCGCCACCACCGAAGGAACAAAGGATCAGCGGTTCTGAATCTGGTCTCACTGATGGATATCTTCACCATCCTGGTGTTCTTTCTGCTGGTCAATTCCGGTGAGGTCCAGGTTTTGCCCAATGCCAAGGCCCTGAGCCTGCCTGAATCACTGGCGGAAGTGAAACCCAAGGAAAATCTGGTGGTGATGGTCAACCAGCGAGAGATACTGGTACAGGGACATCGGGTCATCGACCTCTCCCAGCCACTGCCGGAAGGTAACCTGCTGCCGGCCTTGCAGAACGAACTGCAACGTCATGCCGAGCGCTCCAAAAACAGTAGCATTGAACCTTTCAAAGGATCGATCACCATCATGGGTGATAAAGGTATTCCCTACACCTTACTGAAGCGGGTCATGGCAACCTGTGCTCAATCCGAGTATCCCCGTGTCTCCCTGGCTGTGCTTAGAAAAGCAGAGCAGAAAGAGGGAGGGCAGACCCTGTGA
- a CDS encoding ExbD/TolR family protein: protein MRGRFRHHHKEAELNITAFLNLMVILIPFLLITAAFSRFSIIELYLPPASEGTLKQIKELQLEVIIRKESLEVADRQGGLIRRIQNNADGYDVKALNELLVQIKVRFQDKRSVFILSEPETNYETMVQVMDAVRMTENVESGSVVQYELFPEISLGDAPPSQAPKMDEGNAS, encoded by the coding sequence ATGAGAGGCCGGTTTCGCCATCATCACAAAGAAGCGGAGCTGAATATCACCGCTTTTCTCAATCTGATGGTGATCCTGATCCCTTTTCTGCTGATCACGGCAGCGTTTTCCCGCTTTTCCATTATCGAGCTCTATCTGCCGCCTGCCAGTGAAGGTACGCTGAAACAGATCAAAGAGCTTCAGTTGGAAGTGATCATCCGAAAAGAGAGTCTGGAAGTTGCCGACCGACAGGGAGGCTTGATCCGTCGTATCCAGAATAACGCCGATGGATATGACGTGAAGGCACTGAATGAACTGCTGGTACAGATCAAAGTCCGTTTTCAGGACAAGCGCAGTGTATTCATTCTCTCTGAACCGGAAACCAACTATGAAACCATGGTTCAAGTCATGGATGCTGTACGCATGACTGAAAATGTCGAGTCTGGATCGGTGGTCCAATATGAGCTTTTTCCAGAGATCTCTCTGGGAGACGCACCACCCTCCCAGGCTCCAAAAATGGATGAAGGTAACGCCTCATGA
- a CDS encoding MotA/TolQ/ExbB proton channel family protein has product MELIDTIIRFFQEGGLFMYPILLIFAGGIAIAIERWIYLTLATGSNKRTWKQVLPHLNDGDFKTAMETANKSKTAIGTMLTYGLARARTARRRDDVEVAMEEGLMEAIPRMEKRTHYLSTLANIATLLGLLGTIIGLIQAFTAVSNADPAEKADLLSASISVAMNTTAFGLMAAIPLLLVYALLQSKTTAIVDSLEMASVKFLNIFNEKAYSRSKA; this is encoded by the coding sequence ATGGAACTCATCGACACAATCATCCGTTTCTTCCAGGAAGGCGGACTCTTTATGTACCCGATACTGCTTATTTTTGCAGGTGGTATCGCCATTGCCATTGAGCGTTGGATCTATCTGACGCTGGCGACCGGCAGTAACAAACGCACCTGGAAGCAGGTACTGCCGCATCTCAATGACGGGGATTTCAAAACAGCCATGGAGACGGCGAACAAATCGAAGACTGCCATCGGCACCATGCTCACCTATGGCCTGGCCAGGGCACGCACAGCCCGTCGCCGGGATGATGTGGAAGTCGCCATGGAAGAGGGTTTGATGGAAGCCATCCCGCGGATGGAGAAGCGCACGCACTATCTGAGCACCCTGGCCAATATCGCCACCCTGCTTGGACTGCTGGGTACCATCATCGGTCTGATCCAGGCCTTTACCGCGGTCTCCAATGCGGATCCGGCAGAGAAGGCCGACCTTTTGTCCGCCAGTATTTCGGTGGCCATGAACACCACCGCCTTCGGCCTGATGGCAGCGATTCCGCTACTGCTGGTCTACGCCCTGCTGCAGAGTAAAACCACAGCCATCGTCGACAGCCTGGAGATGGCCTCTGTGAAATTCCTCAACATCTTCAACGAGAAGGCCTACTCCAGGAGTAAGGCATGA
- a CDS encoding tetratricopeptide repeat protein has product MRSIKIQLATLGLILLTVGCSSMTTPQQQQSDESNSSAVAATTQPSVSKDPQLTKALQSIHRLYKKNKLEQAKQELQTLIKAYPKQTAPHIDLGIIQLDEQTPQAAEQSFNAALAIDEESSTAHNLLGVALRMQGKFKQAEQAYQAALSHQPDYLLAHRNLGILYDLYLAKPKQALQHYQQYQTMLGSKDKELENWIIDLQRRVGK; this is encoded by the coding sequence ATGCGATCAATTAAAATCCAACTGGCCACGCTTGGGTTGATTCTGCTGACAGTCGGTTGCAGCAGTATGACCACACCACAACAGCAACAGAGTGATGAGAGCAACAGCAGCGCCGTTGCCGCTACGACGCAACCCAGTGTAAGCAAGGATCCGCAACTGACCAAGGCGCTTCAGTCGATCCATCGACTCTACAAGAAGAACAAACTGGAGCAGGCCAAGCAGGAACTTCAGACGTTGATCAAAGCGTACCCGAAACAGACAGCTCCCCATATCGATCTTGGCATCATTCAACTCGATGAACAGACACCCCAGGCAGCAGAGCAATCCTTTAATGCGGCCCTGGCAATTGATGAAGAGAGTTCAACTGCGCACAATCTGCTAGGGGTGGCGTTGAGAATGCAGGGCAAATTCAAACAGGCTGAACAGGCCTATCAGGCTGCCCTGTCCCATCAACCGGACTACCTGCTTGCCCATCGTAATCTCGGGATTCTCTACGATCTCTATCTGGCCAAGCCGAAGCAGGCTTTACAGCACTATCAGCAGTATCAAACCATGCTGGGCAGCAAAGACAAAGAGTTGGAGAACTGGATCATCGACCTGCAACGCCGGGTCGGTAAATAG
- a CDS encoding tetratricopeptide repeat protein, with the protein MKPALYLGLLSLTAYGCSAPVLKGGGPNEATLADLEAEPVKIEQSAIAPSERDEVIENYRALLKLNPDQRLHSEATRRLADLELERSETKLLSEDEPAPSGEELNQSIKLYQGLLENDPDYNASDLVLYQLARAYELQGEMPAMMQTLDTLIRKYPQSEYWQEARFRQGERFFVEQRFSNAEQAYGEILKQQQQTPYYDRSLFKHGWSLFKQRKVEQGLDSFTQLLDRNLGDTQAIDTSKLSPADQELLKETLRVISLTFSELGGAQRISQYFDRHGHRNYEYMIYQGLGNLYLKQERIQDAADAYQAFVNLNPAHPQSPRLSVEVVEIYTKNGFPAKAIESKKAFTQHYAVAGDTWQKLGSEDQTWLSEQLRVYLKDLAEYHHALAQKNRNKKSKAITAEQARQGQQAAHWYRLYLDNFPTDPKAGNISFLLGELLFELKNYPQAVTAYEQSAYQLPNHGKRAEAGYAALLAYAAQQKQLTKDPGDVWRKQGVESALKFCDAFPQDSRRARVLTEAADQLLDLKDLGRARGAALQVANLKPAAEKKLRRTAWIIAAHAAFEQKDFKAAEQAYQQALALTSGKDKQRGKLEERLAASIYQQGSDQRATGDHSGAAKQFLRIAALAPASTILATAEYDAAASLIAAGDWAGAVTILESYKKRYPKSELIPEVDSKLAVAYMESGQSLKAASQLALISKQSGDKQLQREAGWQAAELYDKAGKNKQAISAYKSYIKRFPNPYDPALEARQRLVELYEKSGEWGKREWWMRQIIKVDAKAGKQRTDRSRYLAATSSIQLADPPRRAFRKVKLKAPIEKSLKSKKSKMQEAINAYKRAAEYGVAEVTTAATHRIGEIYQQFGAALMASERPKGLNEEELEQYEILLEEQAYPFEEKAITLYESNIERAPQGIYDEWVKRSFAELAKLIPGRYAKQEKWEGWIDAIN; encoded by the coding sequence GTGAAACCCGCTCTCTACCTCGGCCTGTTGAGTCTGACAGCCTACGGCTGCTCCGCCCCGGTATTGAAGGGGGGAGGCCCCAATGAGGCCACACTGGCGGATCTTGAGGCAGAGCCGGTCAAGATTGAACAGAGCGCCATCGCCCCGTCTGAGCGGGATGAGGTGATTGAAAACTATCGGGCGCTGCTGAAACTCAATCCGGATCAGCGTCTGCACAGTGAAGCCACCCGCCGTCTTGCCGATCTGGAATTGGAACGCAGCGAGACCAAACTGCTGAGCGAGGATGAGCCTGCACCAAGCGGTGAAGAGCTGAATCAGTCAATCAAACTCTATCAGGGACTGCTGGAAAACGATCCCGACTACAACGCCAGTGATCTGGTGCTCTATCAGTTGGCCAGAGCCTACGAACTACAGGGTGAGATGCCAGCGATGATGCAGACTCTGGACACCCTGATCAGAAAATATCCGCAAAGCGAATACTGGCAGGAGGCCCGTTTCAGACAAGGCGAACGTTTCTTTGTTGAGCAGCGATTCAGCAACGCGGAACAGGCCTATGGGGAGATCCTCAAACAGCAACAGCAGACCCCCTACTATGACCGTTCACTGTTCAAGCATGGCTGGTCACTCTTCAAACAGCGTAAGGTGGAACAGGGCCTGGACTCCTTCACCCAGCTGCTCGATAGAAATCTGGGTGATACCCAAGCCATCGATACCAGTAAACTCTCACCGGCCGACCAGGAGCTTCTGAAAGAGACTCTCAGAGTCATCAGCCTGACCTTTTCCGAACTGGGGGGCGCCCAGCGGATCAGCCAGTACTTCGATCGCCACGGTCATCGCAACTATGAATATATGATCTACCAGGGCCTGGGTAACCTCTATCTGAAACAGGAACGGATCCAGGATGCGGCCGATGCCTACCAGGCTTTCGTCAACCTCAACCCCGCCCACCCCCAGTCTCCAAGACTGTCGGTGGAGGTGGTGGAGATCTATACCAAAAACGGTTTCCCAGCCAAGGCCATCGAAAGCAAAAAAGCCTTCACGCAACACTACGCCGTTGCCGGTGACACCTGGCAAAAACTCGGTTCCGAGGATCAGACCTGGCTGAGTGAGCAGCTGCGGGTCTACCTCAAGGATCTGGCGGAATACCACCACGCACTGGCACAGAAAAACCGCAATAAAAAGAGTAAGGCAATCACCGCTGAGCAGGCCAGGCAGGGTCAGCAGGCGGCCCATTGGTATCGGCTCTATCTGGACAACTTCCCGACTGATCCCAAAGCAGGCAATATCAGCTTTCTGCTGGGCGAGCTGCTGTTTGAGTTGAAAAACTACCCACAGGCGGTGACCGCCTACGAACAGAGCGCCTATCAACTTCCCAACCATGGGAAACGGGCTGAAGCGGGCTATGCCGCCCTCCTCGCCTATGCGGCACAACAGAAGCAGCTGACTAAGGATCCCGGTGACGTCTGGCGTAAGCAGGGCGTTGAGAGCGCCCTGAAATTTTGCGATGCCTTTCCACAGGATTCCCGTCGCGCCAGGGTACTGACCGAGGCGGCTGATCAACTGCTCGATCTGAAGGATCTGGGACGTGCCCGGGGAGCCGCCCTTCAGGTCGCCAATCTGAAACCGGCAGCGGAGAAAAAACTGCGCCGTACCGCCTGGATCATCGCGGCCCATGCCGCCTTTGAACAGAAGGATTTCAAGGCAGCCGAACAGGCCTACCAACAGGCACTTGCACTGACCTCAGGTAAAGACAAACAGCGTGGCAAACTGGAAGAGCGATTGGCTGCCAGTATCTATCAACAGGGATCTGACCAGCGCGCCACCGGGGATCACAGCGGTGCCGCCAAACAGTTTCTGCGCATCGCCGCACTGGCCCCGGCATCCACCATCCTCGCAACCGCTGAATATGATGCCGCCGCCAGCCTGATCGCGGCAGGCGACTGGGCCGGTGCGGTCACCATTCTCGAATCCTATAAGAAGCGCTACCCGAAAAGTGAGTTGATTCCAGAGGTGGACAGTAAACTGGCTGTTGCCTACATGGAGTCCGGGCAGTCCCTGAAGGCCGCCTCCCAACTCGCCTTGATCTCGAAACAGAGCGGCGATAAACAGTTGCAGCGGGAAGCTGGCTGGCAGGCCGCTGAGCTGTACGACAAAGCGGGCAAAAACAAACAGGCCATCAGCGCCTACAAAAGCTACATAAAACGTTTTCCCAATCCCTATGATCCCGCCCTTGAGGCAAGACAGCGTCTGGTTGAACTCTATGAAAAGAGCGGTGAGTGGGGTAAACGGGAGTGGTGGATGAGGCAGATCATCAAAGTCGATGCCAAAGCCGGTAAGCAGCGCACCGACCGAAGCCGCTATCTGGCGGCAACCTCAAGCATTCAGTTGGCCGATCCGCCACGTCGTGCATTCCGTAAGGTAAAACTCAAAGCTCCGATTGAAAAGAGTCTGAAATCGAAGAAAAGCAAAATGCAGGAAGCGATCAATGCCTACAAGAGAGCTGCCGAGTATGGTGTGGCTGAAGTGACCACGGCGGCCACCCATCGAATTGGTGAAATCTACCAGCAGTTCGGTGCCGCATTGATGGCGTCCGAGCGCCCCAAAGGGCTGAATGAGGAAGAGCTCGAACAGTATGAGATCCTTCTGGAAGAGCAGGCCTATCCATTCGAAGAGAAGGCGATCACCCTCTATGAATCGAATATCGAAAGAGCGCCTCAAGGCATCTATGATGAGTGGGTGAAAAGGAGTTTTGCAGAACTTGCGAAGTTGATTCCCGGTCGATATGCCAAGCAGGAAAAGTGGGAGGGGTGGATCGATGCGATCAATTAA
- a CDS encoding tetratricopeptide repeat protein — MPHGLIPRLLLTTCLALPITASAEIKPGEPQELRDLHYGEALFQLYQEAYFPAIVRLLSARKQGLMQNYADEPELLLGGLYLAYGMPDTAENLFNRVLKTSATPKIQNKAWLQLGKSRYRRGEDPAAAKALSQIGAEQPIDAKDEKQHLEGLIALKRNKPTDAVESLTEISGDSEWSLYGDFNRALALLQSEQSGTALEILKTIGDGHNEQDNEEIKAIRDRANLTRGYLLLEAEQPQPAKDSLQKVRLKGSSSNQALLGLGWASLQQGKEQQALAPWQLLADRNPSDPAVLEAKLAIPYVLAQLKAEQQSLDAYQNAITTYDQSLGSVDQIIQQINQGGFPDSLMVENQEDKQQLHTLLPFLLTGNRFQERFQDYRDLRELEKNLQEWQTKITAYLTMLDNQQQTYQEQLPRVEAFLRGDKLKQLEQQHAELDAHYNVAVSEEEPAFILATGEEKRLIERLQRIDTLISQSASPEQFQVQKEIAQLMEGILIWRTVTEHPTRVWNLKKQMKALTQNIESVKVQQTELAASTEQAENRFGDLSTRIDSLQEKIPELLEQVTALRRQQAKNLQEMALARLEQRKTLVNNYLIQARFGVASLLDISTDRGVQQQ; from the coding sequence GTGCCACACGGTCTGATACCCCGTCTGCTCCTCACGACCTGCCTGGCCCTCCCGATCACCGCAAGCGCGGAGATAAAACCGGGAGAGCCCCAGGAATTGCGTGATCTGCACTATGGTGAGGCACTCTTCCAACTCTACCAGGAGGCTTACTTCCCAGCCATAGTGCGTCTGCTCTCGGCAAGAAAGCAGGGACTGATGCAGAACTATGCGGATGAACCCGAGCTGCTGCTTGGTGGACTCTATCTAGCCTATGGCATGCCGGATACGGCGGAAAACCTGTTCAACCGGGTACTGAAGACAAGCGCCACCCCCAAAATACAGAACAAGGCCTGGTTGCAGCTGGGCAAATCCCGTTACCGCCGGGGAGAGGATCCCGCCGCCGCCAAGGCACTGAGTCAGATCGGAGCTGAACAGCCGATCGATGCGAAAGATGAAAAACAGCACCTTGAAGGGCTGATCGCACTGAAACGGAACAAACCAACGGATGCGGTTGAGTCGCTGACGGAAATCTCCGGGGACAGCGAGTGGTCGCTGTATGGTGATTTCAACCGGGCATTGGCGCTGCTGCAGAGTGAACAGTCCGGTACCGCCCTGGAGATCCTCAAAACCATCGGTGATGGCCATAACGAGCAGGACAACGAAGAGATCAAAGCGATACGGGACAGGGCCAATCTGACCCGTGGATATCTGCTGTTGGAGGCAGAACAGCCGCAACCGGCCAAGGATTCGCTGCAAAAAGTACGACTCAAAGGATCCTCAAGCAATCAGGCCCTGCTCGGGCTTGGCTGGGCATCGTTGCAACAGGGCAAGGAGCAGCAGGCACTCGCTCCCTGGCAACTTCTCGCCGACCGCAACCCAAGCGATCCAGCCGTTTTGGAGGCCAAGCTGGCGATACCCTATGTGCTGGCCCAACTGAAAGCAGAACAGCAATCCCTGGACGCCTATCAGAACGCCATCACAACCTACGATCAGAGCCTCGGCTCAGTCGATCAGATCATACAGCAGATCAACCAGGGCGGTTTCCCCGACAGCCTGATGGTGGAAAACCAGGAAGATAAGCAACAACTGCATACCCTGCTGCCGTTTCTGCTCACAGGCAACCGTTTCCAGGAACGATTTCAGGACTACAGGGACTTGCGGGAACTGGAAAAAAACCTGCAGGAGTGGCAGACAAAGATCACCGCTTATCTCACCATGCTCGACAATCAGCAGCAGACCTATCAAGAGCAGCTTCCCCGGGTGGAAGCCTTCCTCAGGGGCGACAAGCTGAAGCAGCTTGAGCAGCAGCACGCGGAACTGGATGCGCACTACAACGTAGCGGTATCGGAGGAAGAGCCGGCCTTTATTCTGGCAACGGGTGAGGAGAAGAGGTTAATCGAACGTCTGCAGCGTATCGACACTCTGATCAGCCAATCCGCCTCCCCAGAACAGTTCCAGGTGCAAAAGGAGATTGCCCAATTGATGGAGGGGATCCTGATCTGGCGGACCGTTACGGAACACCCGACCCGTGTCTGGAATCTGAAAAAACAGATGAAGGCGCTGACCCAGAACATCGAGTCGGTGAAAGTCCAGCAGACGGAGCTGGCGGCCTCAACAGAGCAGGCAGAAAACAGATTCGGTGATCTGTCGACACGCATAGACAGCCTGCAGGAGAAGATTCCCGAATTACTGGAGCAGGTTACAGCGCTTCGCAGACAACAGGCAAAAAACCTTCAGGAGATGGCATTGGCCAGGCTGGAACAACGCAAAACACTGGTTAACAACTACCTGATCCAGGCGCGCTTCGGGGTTGCCAGTCTACTCGACATCAGCACGGACAGAGGAGTGCAGCAGCAGTGA
- a CDS encoding AraC family transcriptional regulator produces the protein MKILFRTLFLLACCLSLSTWAAGPAQADQGLDKQVESLKKAVIELNRELFILEEELLFPGNTQVSVFLSLDIGTYFKLDSVQLQIDNKELSNHLYTERELKALQRGGVQRIYLGNLKAGTHELVAFFTGVGPKGRDYKRGATVSFEKGLGPKYLELKIVDSAALQQPDFEIREWE, from the coding sequence TTGAAGATCTTATTCCGCACTCTATTTCTCCTCGCCTGCTGCCTCAGTCTGTCCACGTGGGCCGCCGGTCCTGCCCAGGCTGACCAGGGACTGGACAAACAGGTCGAGAGCTTGAAAAAGGCAGTGATCGAGTTGAATCGAGAACTCTTCATCCTAGAGGAAGAGCTGCTGTTTCCGGGAAATACCCAGGTCTCGGTATTTCTCTCCCTGGATATCGGCACCTATTTCAAACTCGATTCTGTGCAACTACAGATCGATAACAAGGAGCTCTCCAACCACCTCTATACAGAGCGTGAACTGAAAGCGCTGCAACGGGGTGGTGTACAGCGGATCTATCTGGGGAATCTGAAAGCGGGCACCCATGAACTGGTTGCCTTCTTTACCGGCGTCGGGCCAAAAGGCCGGGATTACAAGCGAGGCGCGACCGTCAGTTTCGAGAAGGGTCTGGGACCCAAGTACCTGGAACTCAAGATTGTCGATAGCGCCGCACTGCAGCAGCCGGATTTCGAGATCCGGGAGTGGGAGTGA
- a CDS encoding DUF3187 family protein, whose product MGKTNQFCRSWEGHSLFLINLWSILLLSLAASGVALASQPEPFHVRNMNPFTLLHGLPVATPSEILDDQQTSLSLQLDVANTSMETVEENEQVTLDGETYRLAVTWQRGIGSGWQVGVEVPYLSHRGGGLDSLIENWHDLFGFSNSDRDDWQQNQLRYLYIRDGVTEVNIQEEVSGIGDIHLQLSRELILADDELKASMHMGLKLPTGDEESLLGSGAPDLSIWLTGSDRKLIPGWPFGGYGHLGVLLMGKADVLEEDQREFVMFGTLGLNWQAYQWLDLKAQIDAHTPFYHSKSDQLGGSAVMLTFGGTIPLEGGDHIDLSLGENMTTDMVPDLIFNIRYEARF is encoded by the coding sequence ATGGGTAAAACTAACCAGTTCTGTCGATCCTGGGAAGGGCATTCCCTATTTTTGATCAATCTCTGGTCAATCCTGCTGCTGTCTCTGGCGGCAAGCGGGGTGGCTCTGGCCAGCCAGCCGGAACCCTTCCATGTGCGCAATATGAATCCCTTCACCCTGCTGCATGGTCTACCGGTGGCAACCCCGTCTGAAATACTCGATGATCAACAGACCAGCCTCAGTCTGCAGTTGGATGTGGCCAATACCTCGATGGAGACCGTCGAGGAGAATGAGCAGGTGACCCTGGATGGGGAGACCTACCGGCTGGCCGTGACCTGGCAGCGGGGAATCGGTTCAGGTTGGCAGGTCGGTGTCGAAGTGCCCTACCTGTCCCATCGGGGTGGTGGCTTGGACAGTCTGATCGAAAACTGGCACGACCTGTTCGGCTTTTCCAACTCAGACCGGGATGACTGGCAGCAGAACCAGTTGCGCTATCTCTATATCCGGGATGGGGTAACCGAAGTCAATATCCAGGAAGAGGTCAGCGGTATCGGTGATATACATCTGCAACTCTCACGGGAACTGATTCTGGCAGATGACGAGTTGAAGGCTTCCATGCATATGGGGTTGAAGCTGCCTACCGGAGATGAGGAGTCACTGCTGGGAAGTGGCGCACCTGACCTGTCGATCTGGCTTACCGGCTCTGATCGCAAGCTGATACCGGGTTGGCCCTTTGGCGGATACGGTCATCTCGGTGTGCTGCTGATGGGCAAGGCGGATGTGCTGGAGGAGGATCAGCGGGAGTTTGTGATGTTCGGTACCCTGGGACTCAACTGGCAGGCCTACCAATGGTTGGACCTGAAGGCCCAGATCGATGCGCATACCCCCTTTTATCACAGTAAATCAGATCAGCTGGGTGGCTCTGCCGTGATGCTGACGTTCGGTGGAACCATACCTTTGGAGGGTGGTGATCATATCGATCTCTCTCTGGGGGAGAACATGACCACCGATATGGTTCCAGACCTGATTTTCAACATCCGCTATGAAGCCAGATTTTAA